Proteins encoded in a region of the Flavobacterium sp. MDT1-60 genome:
- a CDS encoding glycoside hydrolase family 2 protein, whose protein sequence is MKKLLTVIFLTTSILGFAQNQNLISNVPHRNTTSLNGVWNYIIDPYQTGFYSFHLDQYDKQEKPAKSAFYSNYHAVNKQELVEYDFDKSPQINIPGDWTSQVPELKYYEGNVWFKKSFDYDLKTGKRLFIYLGAINYKADVYLNGKKLGTHIGGFTPFNYEVTSIVKPKDNYLVIKVDNTRHKEDVPTINTDWWNYGGITRDVTLIEEEASFVEDYNIQLKKNNLVLISGFVKINNPDAVKNVVTITIPELKINYKGKVGSDGLLNFEIPAKKISYWSPENPKLYDVTIDFNGQKLKDNIGFRTIETKEDKILLNGKPIFLRGISIHEENAKGGRANSEEDALRLLNWAKELGCNYVRLAHYPHNENIIRTADKMGLMVWEEIPVYWTVEFTNKDTYKNAEDQLTAAVTRDKNRASIIIWSMANETPVSDARNTFIKNLADHTKSLDNTRLISAALLTKKETINDEIGEFLDIIAFNQYLGWYGGNLEDAEKITWKTKYNKPVIVSEFGGDAKQGLHGEKKERWTEEYQEYLYIQNLKMIEKIPHLSGLSPWILVDFRSPKRLLPGVQDGYNRKGLISNDGNKKKAFYIMQNWYEKKKKEQNQN, encoded by the coding sequence ATGAAAAAACTATTAACCGTAATCTTCTTAACCACATCTATTTTAGGATTTGCACAAAATCAAAACCTAATCTCAAACGTACCACACCGAAATACAACATCTTTAAACGGTGTTTGGAATTATATTATTGATCCGTATCAAACGGGCTTTTACAGCTTTCATCTTGATCAATACGATAAACAGGAAAAACCAGCAAAATCTGCTTTCTACAGTAATTATCATGCGGTAAACAAACAAGAATTGGTGGAATATGATTTTGATAAATCTCCACAAATCAATATTCCGGGCGATTGGACTTCACAAGTTCCGGAGCTTAAATATTACGAAGGAAACGTTTGGTTCAAAAAGTCATTCGATTATGATTTAAAAACAGGAAAACGTCTTTTTATTTATTTGGGAGCGATCAATTATAAAGCTGATGTTTATTTGAATGGAAAAAAACTAGGAACCCATATTGGAGGTTTTACACCATTCAATTATGAAGTGACATCGATTGTAAAACCAAAAGACAATTATTTGGTTATTAAAGTGGATAATACACGTCATAAAGAAGATGTTCCGACAATCAATACTGATTGGTGGAATTATGGCGGAATCACTCGTGATGTGACTTTAATTGAAGAAGAAGCGTCATTTGTTGAAGATTATAATATTCAGCTTAAAAAGAATAATCTGGTTTTGATTTCTGGTTTTGTAAAAATTAACAATCCTGATGCCGTAAAAAATGTTGTAACTATTACAATTCCGGAATTAAAAATCAATTACAAAGGAAAAGTAGGTTCTGATGGTCTTTTAAACTTCGAAATTCCGGCTAAAAAAATCTCGTATTGGTCACCTGAAAATCCAAAACTTTATGATGTAACAATTGATTTTAACGGACAAAAATTAAAGGATAATATCGGTTTCAGAACCATTGAAACCAAAGAAGATAAAATTCTATTGAATGGAAAACCAATCTTTTTACGTGGTATTTCAATTCACGAAGAAAATGCAAAAGGCGGACGCGCTAATTCTGAAGAAGATGCTTTGCGTTTGTTGAACTGGGCAAAAGAATTAGGTTGTAATTATGTTCGTCTGGCACATTATCCGCATAATGAAAACATTATCAGAACAGCTGATAAAATGGGCTTAATGGTTTGGGAAGAAATTCCGGTGTACTGGACAGTAGAATTCACCAATAAAGATACTTACAAAAATGCAGAAGATCAATTGACAGCAGCAGTTACCAGAGATAAAAACAGAGCTTCTATTATTATCTGGTCAATGGCAAATGAAACACCGGTTTCTGATGCCCGAAATACTTTTATCAAAAATTTAGCTGACCACACAAAATCTTTAGATAATACAAGATTAATCAGTGCGGCTTTACTAACAAAAAAAGAAACAATCAATGATGAAATTGGCGAATTTCTGGATATCATCGCGTTCAATCAGTATTTAGGCTGGTATGGCGGAAATCTGGAGGATGCTGAGAAAATAACCTGGAAAACCAAATACAACAAACCAGTTATTGTTTCTGAATTTGGAGGAGATGCCAAACAAGGTTTACACGGTGAAAAAAAGGAACGCTGGACCGAAGAATATCAGGAATACCTGTATATTCAAAACTTAAAGATGATTGAAAAAATACCTCATCTTAGTGGTTTGAGTCCCTGGATTCTGGTTGATTTCAGGTCTCCAAAAAGGCTTCTTCCGGGCGTTCAGGATGGTTACAACAGAAAAGGATTAATATCAAATGATGGTAATAAAAAGAAAGCTTTTTACATTATGCAGAATTGGTATGAAAAAAAGAAAAAAGAGCAAAACCAGAATTAA
- a CDS encoding glycoside hydrolase family 2 protein yields the protein MRNQPQHNNTFFTFALFVFFQICLSSSFAQTKMNINDNWLYLENHTSTLSEAQKATNWNNINLPHSWNAEDATDLNPGYRRDASWYQKKLNISQIDKNRRYSIYFEGSNVTTKVYVNGKEAGGHIGGYIGFTIDITNLIKEGNNDVFVRVDNSYDIEIIPSQKSDFFIYGGITRDVWLLSQYKNHINNLKITTPEVSAKKASVQILASTINPENAKDLSLTVILKNPKGKKVGSKTIPVSDKTSNITFENIKNPELWDTDNPNLYSVTAILSEKNQIKDSVNEKVGFRWFEFKDHGPFYLNGKRLLIRGTHRHEEQAGVGAAMSNEQHWADMKSIKNMGANFVRLAHYPQDPEVYKACDELGLLVWDELPWCRGGIGGELWQTNTKNMLTEIISQNYNHPSIIIWSLGNEMNWLPDFPDGDNTEKTNIFLTELNDLAHKLDPTRKTAIRKYYEGSQIVDVFSPSIWSGWYSGSYKSYQKAIDVYKKEYKHFIHAEYGGDSHVGRHSENPVTGENVIKAEGWEEAIVQTKVANIAQIGDWSENYIVDLFDWHLHISENDPTFVGNVQWAFKDFATPLRPEDDIPYMNQKGLVDRNGVPKDAYYVFKSYWSKEPFTYIESHTWTERQGPENTPRTLSVFSNCEKVTLYHDGKSLGEKLRNLSLYPANGLTWDVNFKKGDNILVAIGENKDGKTVSDTLKVNYRFNKNDTATSLQLSSQKLKNGNYLVTAIAIDNNNLRCLDYEESVYFQCLKGGKTLKNQGTPTGSESIKMANGKASIEVVPDGSGAPIEMTALNQSFKGEYLKILIE from the coding sequence ATGAGAAACCAACCGCAGCACAATAACACATTTTTTACTTTTGCACTTTTTGTTTTTTTTCAGATTTGTCTGAGCAGCAGTTTTGCTCAGACAAAAATGAATATTAATGACAATTGGCTGTATTTAGAAAATCATACTTCTACCCTTTCCGAAGCTCAAAAAGCTACAAACTGGAACAACATAAATTTACCACACAGCTGGAACGCCGAAGACGCCACCGATTTAAATCCGGGATATAGACGCGATGCAAGCTGGTATCAAAAGAAATTGAATATTTCTCAAATAGATAAAAACCGACGTTATTCTATATATTTTGAAGGTTCAAATGTGACTACAAAAGTGTATGTAAATGGCAAAGAAGCCGGCGGACATATTGGTGGCTACATTGGTTTTACTATTGATATTACCAACTTAATAAAAGAAGGGAACAACGATGTTTTTGTACGCGTGGATAATAGTTATGACATCGAAATAATTCCGTCACAAAAGAGCGATTTCTTTATTTACGGCGGAATTACAAGAGATGTCTGGCTGTTATCTCAATACAAAAATCATATCAATAATCTCAAAATTACTACTCCTGAAGTTTCTGCTAAAAAGGCTTCAGTACAAATTCTGGCTTCGACAATAAATCCTGAAAATGCTAAGGATCTCTCATTAACAGTGATTCTTAAAAATCCGAAAGGGAAAAAAGTAGGCAGTAAAACGATTCCGGTTTCAGATAAAACATCAAATATAACTTTTGAAAACATCAAAAATCCGGAATTGTGGGATACAGATAATCCGAATTTATATTCTGTTACCGCTATTTTATCCGAGAAAAACCAAATCAAAGACAGTGTAAACGAAAAAGTAGGTTTCAGATGGTTTGAGTTTAAAGATCATGGTCCCTTTTATCTGAATGGAAAACGATTATTGATTCGCGGTACACATCGCCATGAAGAACAAGCGGGTGTTGGCGCTGCAATGAGCAATGAACAACATTGGGCAGATATGAAATCCATCAAAAATATGGGTGCTAATTTTGTTCGTCTCGCACATTATCCACAAGATCCCGAAGTTTATAAAGCTTGTGATGAACTTGGACTATTGGTTTGGGATGAATTGCCTTGGTGTCGTGGCGGAATTGGCGGTGAACTTTGGCAAACAAACACCAAAAATATGCTGACAGAAATCATCAGTCAAAATTACAATCACCCAAGTATTATAATCTGGTCTTTGGGGAATGAAATGAACTGGCTTCCTGATTTTCCCGACGGAGATAATACAGAAAAAACAAATATTTTTTTAACCGAATTAAACGACCTCGCACACAAACTTGATCCGACCAGAAAAACGGCTATCAGAAAGTATTATGAAGGGTCTCAGATTGTGGATGTCTTCTCCCCTTCTATCTGGTCTGGCTGGTATTCCGGAAGTTATAAAAGCTATCAAAAAGCGATCGATGTTTACAAGAAAGAATACAAACATTTCATACATGCCGAATATGGCGGAGACAGTCATGTGGGACGTCACAGCGAAAATCCGGTTACAGGTGAAAACGTCATAAAGGCCGAAGGCTGGGAAGAAGCCATCGTACAAACCAAAGTAGCAAATATTGCACAAATTGGAGATTGGAGCGAGAATTATATCGTTGATTTATTCGACTGGCATTTGCACATATCCGAGAATGATCCAACGTTTGTGGGCAACGTACAATGGGCGTTTAAGGATTTTGCAACGCCATTGCGACCTGAAGATGATATTCCGTACATGAACCAAAAAGGATTGGTGGACAGAAACGGAGTTCCGAAAGATGCTTATTATGTTTTTAAAAGCTATTGGAGCAAAGAACCGTTTACGTACATCGAATCGCATACCTGGACCGAGCGTCAGGGACCTGAAAATACACCAAGAACACTGAGTGTTTTCAGCAATTGTGAGAAAGTAACTTTATACCACGATGGAAAATCACTTGGTGAAAAATTGAGAAATCTTTCGCTATATCCTGCAAATGGTTTAACCTGGGATGTCAATTTTAAAAAAGGAGACAATATTCTGGTTGCCATTGGTGAAAATAAAGATGGGAAAACGGTTTCAGATACTTTAAAAGTAAACTATCGTTTCAACAAAAATGATACAGCGACTTCGTTACAACTGTCTTCTCAAAAATTAAAAAATGGCAATTATCTGGTTACGGCAATTGCAATTGATAATAATAATTTACGTTGCCTGGATTATGAAGAAAGCGTTTATTTTCAATGCCTAAAAGGTGGAAAAACCTTAAAAAATCAAGGAACACCAACTGGGAGTGAATCGATAAAGATGGCAAATGGAAAAGCGTCGATTGAGGTTGTACCGGATGGTTCCGGTGCACCGATTGAAATGACAGCTTTAAACCAGAGTTTTAAAGGCGAATATTTGAAGATCCTGATTGAATAA
- a CDS encoding glycoside hydrolase family 88 protein: MNKFNSSVLILGFALLASCKSGINSQTKTTSAPENLLEKRYKMLLDYPVDSMSMPRSMTIKTNLIKKVPSRDWTSGFFAGNLWQLYRLTGNEAYKNQAEKWTPFSKKESVNSNSHDVGFKVFCSFGEALKVENKEEYKAVIIKGAETLCTRFNAKVGAIRSWDFNKEIWDYPVIIDNMMNLELLFEASKLSGNKKYQEIAIQHANTTLKNQFREDNSCYHVIDYDPASGAVRKKTTLQGYNDDSVWARGQGWAVYGFTMSYRYTKDPAYLKQAEATAKFFISNKNLPEDGIPYWDFKDPAIPNSARDVSAATVIASALYELYGYTKNKTYLAFADKIITSLNSDKYILSDAVKAPFILDHSTGNWPKHDEIDEPIIYADYYFLEALLRKK; this comes from the coding sequence ATGAATAAATTTAATTCATCAGTTTTAATTCTTGGATTTGCACTACTGGCATCGTGCAAATCCGGGATTAATTCTCAGACCAAAACCACATCAGCTCCGGAAAATCTTCTGGAGAAAAGATATAAAATGCTGCTCGATTATCCGGTTGACTCAATGTCAATGCCACGCAGCATGACCATAAAAACCAATTTAATTAAAAAAGTTCCTTCACGAGACTGGACAAGCGGATTCTTTGCCGGAAACTTATGGCAATTGTACCGATTGACAGGCAATGAAGCTTATAAAAATCAGGCAGAAAAATGGACGCCTTTTAGTAAAAAAGAAAGTGTAAATAGTAATTCGCACGACGTTGGATTCAAAGTGTTTTGCAGTTTTGGAGAAGCGCTAAAAGTGGAAAACAAAGAAGAATATAAAGCCGTCATTATTAAAGGTGCCGAAACATTATGCACGCGTTTTAATGCCAAAGTCGGTGCCATCAGATCCTGGGATTTCAACAAAGAAATTTGGGATTATCCGGTAATCATTGACAATATGATGAATTTAGAATTGCTTTTTGAAGCCTCAAAATTATCAGGAAATAAAAAATATCAGGAGATTGCGATCCAACATGCCAATACCACTTTAAAAAATCAATTTAGGGAAGACAATAGCTGTTATCACGTTATCGATTATGATCCAGCTTCAGGAGCGGTAAGAAAGAAAACAACACTTCAGGGTTATAATGATGACTCTGTTTGGGCACGCGGACAAGGCTGGGCCGTTTACGGATTTACGATGTCGTACCGATATACCAAAGATCCGGCTTATTTAAAACAAGCCGAAGCGACCGCAAAGTTTTTCATATCCAATAAAAATTTGCCTGAAGATGGAATTCCTTATTGGGATTTTAAAGATCCTGCTATTCCAAATTCGGCACGCGATGTTTCTGCTGCAACCGTTATTGCATCTGCTTTATATGAATTGTACGGTTATACTAAAAATAAAACTTATTTGGCTTTCGCCGATAAAATAATCACTTCTTTAAATTCAGATAAATACATTTTAAGTGATGCTGTAAAAGCGCCTTTTATTTTAGATCACAGCACCGGAAACTGGCCAAAACACGACGAAATTGACGAACCTATAATCTATGCCGATTACTATTTTCTGGAGGCATTATTAAGAAAAAAGTAA